CGCTACGCCGTGGTCGAGGCGCGCCTCTACCAGCTCTGGCAGCCCTTCGTGCCCTCGGTGCAGCCCTCGGAGCACACCGGCCGCCACGTCTTCCGCCGCTGGTACTGGCGCAAGGACTCGCCCCAGGCCGACAAGCTGCGGGAATTCTGGCGCGACACCGGCAAGGCCGTGGCCGCCGAGCTCGGCGTGCTCTACTTCGGCTTCCTGCCCCCGCCCTCGGAGTTCGACTACTACGAGGCCTGGCAGCTCCGGCAGACCATCCACGACCAGCTCCCCGCCTACCGCAAGGCCATCCTCGCCGCGGCCAAGAAATACGACCTCGACCCCCTCTTCCTCACGGCCGTCATCTACCAGGAGTCGAACTTCGACCGGCACGCCACCAGCCCCACCGGCGTGCGCGGCCTGATGCAGCTCTCGCAGGCCACGGCCGAATACCTCGGCGTGTCCGACCGCACCGACCCCCGCCAGAGCATCATGGGCGGGGCCAAATATCTGCGTGAGATCTACAACGAGCTGGACGGGGAGGGCTTCTCGCCCTGGAACAGGTGGTTCGTGACGCTGGCGGCCTACAACCAGGGGCTCGGCCGCACCCGCGACGCCATGGCCCTGGCCGAGGACATGGACATGTCGTCCAAGTGGCGCAACATCCGCCGGGCGCTCAGGCTGCTCGGCCGCAGCCACTCGCGCCGCGCCGAGGCCGCCTACTCGGGCCGCACCCAGGCCGCCTACTTCGTGCGCAACATCCGCTTCTACTACTACTTCCTGAAAGGACTCTCAGTCCTCCCGGGGCGTGAGGCGGATGACCTTGCCCCCCTTGCCGGAGCCCTTCCGCCCTCCTGGCCCGGAGGGAGCTGAGCCCGAGGACGACCCCTGGCCCTCGCGGCCCGGAACGGTCAGCGGCGTCAGGGACGAGGCGGGAGGCACGGCCGGGGGCGCCGCGTGGCCGGACGCCTCCTGGCTCTGGGCCCAGTGGTAGTTGAAGAGCTGGTTCTTGAAGCGCATCCCCTGGATCATGGACAGAGCGATGACCGCCTCCTCCCAGCGCTTGCTCGGCTCGAAATTCTGTACGATCTCGGAATACTTGTCCCACAGGGACATGAGCGAGGCCTCGTCATAGGCGTTGAGCTGCCTCGCAAGCTTGAGCAGAGCTTTCTCCACGCGTTCCTCCTTGATGGCGGCGGCAGACTACCAGATTCGGCATCGGGCCACCAATGCAAATTTGCCCTGTCCCCCGGCCGCGTGCTAAGGATTACCCGCGCGGCCGGAGCCCGGCGCGCGCCGTTTCCATACGGCCACATCGCCCAATACCGCCCCATATCGCAAGGAGCCGACGCCGCCATGAGCAGCTTGAAGGACATGTACAAGACCATCCAGGACGACCCGTTTCCGCCGGAGATGACCATCACCCTGGGCGGACAGACGCTTACCTACGCCAAGCGCACCTGGACCATCGACGGCGAGGAGCGGGGACTGCGCTACGGCGAGAACCCGGACCAGCCCGCCGCCCTCTACGAGCTCACCGCGGGCTCCCTCGAGCTCGGCGGCGTGCGCTTCCGCGGCCCGGGCCAGGGGCTGGTGGCCGCCCTCACCGAGGAGCACATGCTCCAGGCCGGAAAGCACCCCGGCAAGATCAACCTCACCGACGTGGACAACGGCCTGAACATCCTGCAGTACCTCTCCGCCAAGCCCGCGGCCGTCATCCTCAAGCACAACAACCCCTCGGGCGCCGCCTGGTCCGACCAGGGCCTGGCCGACGCCCTGCACAAGGCCTTCTTCTCCGACCGCATCGCGGCCTTCGGCGGCACCATCGTGGTCAACCGCGCCCTGGACCAGGCCACCGCGGAGATCATAAACTCCTCCTATTTCGAAGTCGTGGCGGCCCCCTCCTACGAGCCCGCCGCGCTCGCGCTCCTCAAGTCCAAGAAGAACCTGCGCATCCTCGAGATCCCCGGCATCGCCCGCCTCCCCGAACTCGGCGCCGAACCCTTCCTCGAGTTCAAGTCCCTCATCGACGGCGGACAGGTCGTGCAGTTCTCCTTCAGGAACCGCATCCGCACCGCGGCCGACTTCCTGCCCGCCCAGGCCACGGACAAGGACGGCACCACCGTCATCGCCCGCGCGCCCAGCGCCCGCGAGGCCGACGACCTGCTCTTCGCCTGGGCCGTGGAGGCCGGGGTGACCTCCAACTCCGTCATCTTCGTCAAGGACGGCGCCACCGTGGCCATCGGCACCGGCGAGCAGGACCGCGTGGGCTGCGTGCAGATCACCGTCAGCAAGGCCTACACCAAGTACGCCGACCTGCTCTGCTGGGAACGCACCAAGACCTCCCTCTACGAACTCATGCACAAGGCCGTGGAAGACGACGAGGCCGCCGAGATCCTGCACGAGATCGAGGCCGCGGCCGAAGAGGCCCAGGGCGGGCTCACCGGCACCGTGCTCGTCTCCGACGGCTTCTTCCCCTTCCGCGACGGCGTGGACTTGGCCATCGAACAGGGCGTCACCGCCATCGCCCAGCCCGGCGGCTCCATCCGCGACACCGAGGTCATCGCCGCCTGCAACCAGGTTGCCCCCCAGGTCGCCATGGTCTTCACCGGCCAGCGCTCCTTCAAGCACTAGGCCGCTGAAAAGGCGCCGTCTGCGGCGTCACTGCGAAAAGCTCGAACCCTCGCGTATGTCATGATACGCGTCGGGCTCGAGCTTTTCTTGTTCCTTGCATCCGACACCTTTTGAGCGGCCTGGGCAGG
This genomic stretch from Desulfovibrio sp. X2 harbors:
- a CDS encoding transglycosylase SLT domain-containing protein; its protein translation is MRTIRRDWPAFVIPALLICLEAWLLVARPVVVPRRRSTVLRIAAAPSELVNARLSPYGKGFEHDLAEAFCRAHGLTAQWVYLDSWKQGWDMLAEGKIDVLAGPGLRPPVPDDKDSPFWGGPRYAATEILVLNNVDRNPLDDPSELCDAPLLLENIQTLPAMLADWLKPRGCHTTAAWTTELGQEKLLSMMDDEAARYAVVEARLYQLWQPFVPSVQPSEHTGRHVFRRWYWRKDSPQADKLREFWRDTGKAVAAELGVLYFGFLPPPSEFDYYEAWQLRQTIHDQLPAYRKAILAAAKKYDLDPLFLTAVIYQESNFDRHATSPTGVRGLMQLSQATAEYLGVSDRTDPRQSIMGGAKYLREIYNELDGEGFSPWNRWFVTLAAYNQGLGRTRDAMALAEDMDMSSKWRNIRRALRLLGRSHSRRAEAAYSGRTQAAYFVRNIRFYYYFLKGLSVLPGREADDLAPLAGALPPSWPGGS
- a CDS encoding AICARFT/IMPCHase bienzyme → MSSLKDMYKTIQDDPFPPEMTITLGGQTLTYAKRTWTIDGEERGLRYGENPDQPAALYELTAGSLELGGVRFRGPGQGLVAALTEEHMLQAGKHPGKINLTDVDNGLNILQYLSAKPAAVILKHNNPSGAAWSDQGLADALHKAFFSDRIAAFGGTIVVNRALDQATAEIINSSYFEVVAAPSYEPAALALLKSKKNLRILEIPGIARLPELGAEPFLEFKSLIDGGQVVQFSFRNRIRTAADFLPAQATDKDGTTVIARAPSAREADDLLFAWAVEAGVTSNSVIFVKDGATVAIGTGEQDRVGCVQITVSKAYTKYADLLCWERTKTSLYELMHKAVEDDEAAEILHEIEAAAEEAQGGLTGTVLVSDGFFPFRDGVDLAIEQGVTAIAQPGGSIRDTEVIAACNQVAPQVAMVFTGQRSFKH